The Polaribacter sp. HaHaR_3_91 genomic sequence AAAAGCCATTGAAGAAGGAGAAGTTGTTATCGAAAACAATATCTATGAAGATGTAATTGATACTAAAATTCATTTAAAAGCGGCGTTGTTACTACCTTTTAGAGCTGATGAATATAGTTCTTCTACATCAAAAGATATTTTTCAGAAGAGCAAATTGGCAGATATGGTTACAGACTTTTATTTAGGTGCACAAATTGCCGTAGACTCATTAAGGAGTCAAGGAATTAACATCGAATTAAATGTCTTTGATACAGGAAGTAATAGTGCAAAGATTAAAACAATTTTGTCTGAAAACAACCTGAATAAGAATGATGTGGTAATTGGTCCTTTGTACTCGGAAGAGGCAGAATTGGTGGCGAATAGGTTAAATGTACCTGTTGTTTTTCCTTTTTATTCTACCAAGCAATCTAAATTTACTGCTTCAAAATTGATTAAAACATCTCCAGAGAAAAAAGTTTTTAGAGATGAATTAACTACCTATATAAAAGATAATTTTACAAGCGGAAATTTAATTTTAGTAGGAGACGGTGGATATGAATCAAATATCTCTAATGCTGCAATAAAAGAGTCGTTACAATCGCATGATTCTATTGCTGTTGTTCATGTTTTAAAACCTTTAAAAGGATATATTGCTAAAAATCGTTTTTTAGAAATCTTAAAACCAAATCAGAATAATTGGGTTGTTTTAACTTCTGATAACACTATTTTAGTGGCAGGTGCTATAAATAGTTTAATTAGTTTACCAGATAATACAAACGTTCAATTATTTACCTATAACAAAGGGGATGCTTTTGATAAAATTGCAAATTTAAAATTGGCAAAAGTTAATTTAACGTATGTAAGTGATGAGTATGTAAGTGAAGCTTCAATTTCAACACAACAATTTAATAATCAGTATTCACGAAAAAACAATGCATTGCCTTCATTTTCTGCAACCAAAGGTTTCGATATTACTTATGATGTTTTAATTCGACTGGCTTCTGGGAATGATTTAAAAGACACGTTTAAAGAAGGTGCTTCTTTTAGAATAGAAAGTAAGTTTGATTATACCGACAAGTCTGGTGGTGTCACAGAAAACAAAGGTTTATTTATTGT encodes the following:
- a CDS encoding LysM peptidoglycan-binding domain-containing protein, which gives rise to MKHVKFIVFLCILTFTVSCGQQNKYVQYKVKEGETMSGIAQRFNMNTKDLLRLNPDVGSKPAVNSVIVIPNKKIKATTSTQDNTVEDVATGAKDKEAALKEKKEELIDELKKNFVVYEVKKGDTFYSLTRFYNVTQEELTTLNPVLSEGLKVGQIIKIKAIEEGEVVIENNIYEDVIDTKIHLKAALLLPFRADEYSSSTSKDIFQKSKLADMVTDFYLGAQIAVDSLRSQGINIELNVFDTGSNSAKIKTILSENNLNKNDVVIGPLYSEEAELVANRLNVPVVFPFYSTKQSKFTASKLIKTSPEKKVFRDELTTYIKDNFTSGNLILVGDGGYESNISNAAIKESLQSHDSIAVVHVLKPLKGYIAKNRFLEILKPNQNNWVVLTSDNTILVAGAINSLISLPDNTNVQLFTYNKGDAFDKIANLKLAKVNLTYVSDEYVSEASISTQQFNNQYSRKNNALPSFSATKGFDITYDVLIRLASGNDLKDTFKEGASFRIESKFDYTDKSGGVTENKGLFIVKYNNDLSLTRLK